One genomic region from Equus caballus isolate H_3958 breed thoroughbred chromosome 4, TB-T2T, whole genome shotgun sequence encodes:
- the LOC138915062 gene encoding GTPase IMAP family member 1-like: MGGRKMVRDEENAYGSEDDPQEPRLRLILAGRTGAGKSATGNSILGQRRFLSRLSAAQVTTTCAVGSCRWAGWHLDVIDTPDLFGAEDPRTEPGCGERGRCYLLSAPGPHALLLVSQLGRFTAQDQQAARRLKAMFGDDAVARTVLLFTHKEDLAGTSLQDYVRCTDNRALRELVAECGGRVCAFDNRASGAEREAQVAELMALLERLVRAHGGAPYTNDVYSLARALGRARPEERLRRVAESVAARVQRRRGRGLLAALWGRGRAPWSRPRLVVAALLGALGLLCLLLARRQADAATDSAGLKNAFPWRERS; the protein is encoded by the exons ATGGGAGGACGGAAGATGGTAAGAGACGAAGAAAATGCCTATG GTTCCGAGGACGACCCGCAGGAGCCCAGGCTCAGGCTCATCCTGGCCGGGAGGACGGGGGCCGGCAAGAGCGCCACAGGCAACAGCATCCTGGGCCAGCGGCGCTTCCTCTCGAGGCTCAGCGCCGCGCAGGTGACCACCACCTGCGCCGTGGGCAGCTGCCGCTGGGCCGGCTGGCACCTGGACGTCATCGACACCCCGGACCTGTTCGGCGCCGAAGACCCCAGGACAGAGCCGGGCTGCGGCGAGAGGGGCCGCTGCTACCTGCTCTCGGCGCCCGGGCCGCACGCCCTGCTCCTCGTCAGCCAGCTGGGCCGCTTCACCGCCCAGGACCAGCAGGCCGCGCGCCGGCTCAAGGCCATGTTCGGCGATGACGCTGTGGCGCGCACGGTCCTGCTCTTCACGCACAAGGAGGACCTGGCCGGGACCTCGCTGCAGGACTACGTGCGCTGCACCGACAACCGCGCGCTGCGGGAACTGGTGGCCGAGTGCGGCGGCCGCGTCTGCGCCTTCGACAACCGCGCCAGCGGCgcggagcgggaggcccaggtgGCCGAGCTCATGGCGCTGCTGGAGCGGCTGGTGCGCGCGCACGGGGGCGCGCCCTACACCAACGACGTGTACAGCCTGGCGCGCGCCCTGGGCCGCGCGCGCCCCGAGGAGCGGCTGCGCAGGGTGGCGGAGAGCGTGGCGGCCCGCGTGcagcggcggcgggggcgcgggctGCTGGCGGCGCTGTGGGGGCGCGGGAGGGCGCCGTGGAGCCGTCCGAGGCTGGTCGTGGCCGCGctgctgggggccctgggcctGCTCTGCCTGCTGCTTGCCAGGCGCCAGGCGGACGCCGCGACAGATAGCGCAGGTCTTAAAAATGCCTTCCCCTGGCGGGAGAGGAGCTGA
- the LOC138915136 gene encoding GTPase IMAP family member 5-like isoform X1 gives MSPKKRMEGLQRSRYGTIVEDRGEDNQFGTSSSLRILLVGKTGSGKSATGNSILCQPAFESRLAAQSVTRTVQKATGTWNGRNILVVDTPSIFEAKAQTQETYKDIGDCYLLSAPGPHVLLLVTQLGRFTAQDTLAVRRVKEVFGAGAVRHMVVLFTHKEDLGGDSLDEYVANTDNHSLRSLVQECGRRYCAFNNRATGEEQREQLAQLMAVIERLEKEREGAFHSNDLFFDAQMLQREGAGVGGGDHRRYLARVQLQVEKQRRDLTESESNWVLKALLRAKNWMLAHRGISAVIVICTLIFLAVLIYLCISHGH, from the exons ATGTCACCTAAG AAGAGAATGGAAGGGCTTCAGAGGAGCAGATATGGAACTATAGTTGAAG ACAGAGGAGAAGATAACCAGTTTGGAACGTCGTCCTCATTGAGGATCCTCCTGGTGGGCAAAACAGGCAGCGGGAAGAGCGCCACAGGGAACAGCATCCTCTGCCAGCCAGCGTTTGAGTCCAGGCTGGCGGCCCAGTCCGTGACCAGGACAGTCCAGAAGGCGACAGGCACCTGGAATGGGAGGAACATTCTGGTGGTTGACACGCCCTCCATCTTTGAGGCCAAGGCCCAGACCCAAGAGACCTACAAGGACATTGGGGACTGCTACCTGCTCTCGGCCCCAGGGCCCCACGTGCTGCTGCTGGTGACCCAGCTGGGGCGCTTCACTGCCCAGGACACGCTGGCGGTGAGGAGAGTGAAGGAGGTCTTTGGGGCAGGAGCCGTGAGACACATGGTCGTCCTCTTCACCCACAAGGAGGACTTAGGGGGCGACTCCCTGGACGAGTATGTAGCGAACACGGACAACCACAGCCTGAGGAGCCTGGTCCAGGAGTGCGGGAGGAGGTACTGCGCCTTCAACAACCGGGCCAccggggaggagcagagggagcagctggcCCAGCTGATGGCCGTGATCGAGAGGCTGGAGAAGGAGCGCGAGGGCGCCTTCCACAGCAATGACCTCTTCTTTGACGCACAGATGCTCCAGCgagagggggctggggtgggtggaggagaCCACAGGCGCTACCTGGCCAGGGTGCAGTTGCAGGTGGAGAAGCAGAGGCGAGACCTGACAGAGAGCGAGAGTAACTGGGTGCTCAAGGCGCTCCTCAGAGCCAAGAACTGGATGCTTGCTCACCGTGGAATATCTGCTGTTATTGTCATATGCACTTtgatttttcttgctgttttaatTTACTTGTGTATTTCTCATGGACACTGA
- the LOC138915136 gene encoding GTPase IMAP family member 5-like isoform X2: protein MEGLQRSRYGTIVEDRGEDNQFGTSSSLRILLVGKTGSGKSATGNSILCQPAFESRLAAQSVTRTVQKATGTWNGRNILVVDTPSIFEAKAQTQETYKDIGDCYLLSAPGPHVLLLVTQLGRFTAQDTLAVRRVKEVFGAGAVRHMVVLFTHKEDLGGDSLDEYVANTDNHSLRSLVQECGRRYCAFNNRATGEEQREQLAQLMAVIERLEKEREGAFHSNDLFFDAQMLQREGAGVGGGDHRRYLARVQLQVEKQRRDLTESESNWVLKALLRAKNWMLAHRGISAVIVICTLIFLAVLIYLCISHGH, encoded by the exons ATGGAAGGGCTTCAGAGGAGCAGATATGGAACTATAGTTGAAG ACAGAGGAGAAGATAACCAGTTTGGAACGTCGTCCTCATTGAGGATCCTCCTGGTGGGCAAAACAGGCAGCGGGAAGAGCGCCACAGGGAACAGCATCCTCTGCCAGCCAGCGTTTGAGTCCAGGCTGGCGGCCCAGTCCGTGACCAGGACAGTCCAGAAGGCGACAGGCACCTGGAATGGGAGGAACATTCTGGTGGTTGACACGCCCTCCATCTTTGAGGCCAAGGCCCAGACCCAAGAGACCTACAAGGACATTGGGGACTGCTACCTGCTCTCGGCCCCAGGGCCCCACGTGCTGCTGCTGGTGACCCAGCTGGGGCGCTTCACTGCCCAGGACACGCTGGCGGTGAGGAGAGTGAAGGAGGTCTTTGGGGCAGGAGCCGTGAGACACATGGTCGTCCTCTTCACCCACAAGGAGGACTTAGGGGGCGACTCCCTGGACGAGTATGTAGCGAACACGGACAACCACAGCCTGAGGAGCCTGGTCCAGGAGTGCGGGAGGAGGTACTGCGCCTTCAACAACCGGGCCAccggggaggagcagagggagcagctggcCCAGCTGATGGCCGTGATCGAGAGGCTGGAGAAGGAGCGCGAGGGCGCCTTCCACAGCAATGACCTCTTCTTTGACGCACAGATGCTCCAGCgagagggggctggggtgggtggaggagaCCACAGGCGCTACCTGGCCAGGGTGCAGTTGCAGGTGGAGAAGCAGAGGCGAGACCTGACAGAGAGCGAGAGTAACTGGGTGCTCAAGGCGCTCCTCAGAGCCAAGAACTGGATGCTTGCTCACCGTGGAATATCTGCTGTTATTGTCATATGCACTTtgatttttcttgctgttttaatTTACTTGTGTATTTCTCATGGACACTGA